The Halostagnicola larsenii XH-48 region CGCATCTCGCTCTGCATCCGTTTCGCTTTCCTCTCGCTCCGCGTCCAGTTCGTCTTCCGGTGAACCAGCAGGCGAGTCGGAGTCCGGCGACGAACCCTCTACGGGCGTGTCGTCTTCCGGTGGAGCGTCGTCCGCTCGTCGAGACGGACTGTCGTCTGAGTCGCGGGGATCGTCGGGCACTGACCCGACCAATGACCGGCGCGGTGATCAATATTTTGAAGCGTCGTCGACGCGTGCAGTGGTCGACGGTTACTCCCGGCGCGGAACCTCGTGGCGACCGAAGCCATAGCGGAGCCGGTTTGCAAGGCGTCGCGAGAACCGACCGTCGTCCGCCCGCGATCCGAATCGTTCGGACAGCGCCGTGTAGATCAGCGGCACGGGAACCTCCTGCTCGAGCCCCTCCTGAACCGTCCACGTGCCGGTCGAACCGCCTTCGACGCGGTCTGCAACGTCGACCAGATCCGTCCCTTCCTCGCGGAACGCCTCCTCGCAGAGTTCGAGCAGCCACGAGCGGATTACCGCGCCGTTGTTCCACACTCGAGAGACGTCCTCGAGGTCGAGGTCGTAGCGACCCTCGTAGAGGAGTTCGAACCCTTCGCCGTAGGCCTGCATCAGCGCGTACTCGACGCCGTTGTGGACCATCTTCACGTAGTGACCCGATCCCGCGGGGCCCATGTGGCCGTGTCCGTCGGGGCCGGTCGCGACCGCGTCGAAGATCGGCTCGAGTTCCGCGTAGGCCGCTTCCGGTCCGCCGACCATCAGCGAGAATCCGAGGTCCGCGCCTGCGGGGCCGCCGGAGGTACCACAATCGAGATACGCGGCGGGACAGGACTCGGCGCGGCGAACCGAATCCTGAAACTTCGAGTTGCCGCCGTCGACGACGATATCGTCATCCTCGAGGTGTGGTTCGAGTTCCTCGAGCGTCGCGTCGACGGCCGCGCCGGCGGGAACCATCAGCCAGATTCGTTTTGCTCCCTCGAGTTGCTCGAGGAAGTCAGCGATCGAGTCCGCGGGGTCGGCACCCACTTCGGCGGCCGCCGCCACTGCCGCTTCGTCGAGGTCGAACGCGACGACATCGTGTCCGGCCGCGAGAACCCGATCGACGACGATCTGTCCCATCCGTCCGAGTCCGATTACGCCCAGTTGCATACCGGTGGCTGGACGGGCAGGGGAGGTAGTGGTTGTGATTCGTCCGCGACGCTGATGGGTGCGATCGGTCGCCAAAACGAATTCCGAAACCGCTCGAGCGGTAAGACGTGGTGTCGACTCGCTACTGCATCGGCGTCTCGAGACGCGCCCAGCCGATGGCGTCGAGGACGACGACCTGTCCGTCGTACCAGACGTAGACGCCGTTGTATCCGCCGCGTCGCCCCTCGTGGTACGGCAGCGAACCGCGGATCGCGTCGACGATCGACCAGGCACCGTCCCGTTCGATCGTGACGTGTTCCCACTCCTCGCTGGCATCGTTTCGAATCGCGCGGCGGATCGCTTTTTTCGCGCCCGGAATGTCGTGGAGCGAGCGGCTCGAAGCGTCGATGACGGTTGCATCGGCAGGTACGTCAGTGACGACGCGCGCGCCGAGGTCGGCCTTCGAGCGCGCGGTGGTTGTGCTGGATCGACCCGACCGCAGCACGTAGCCGGCGACCGCGGCGGAGCCGACGACGAGCGCGGAAAGTGCGACGTCTTTCCCCCTGATCATTGTACAGTACTGTATAGCAATCAACTAAGTATCTTTCGTCGGAATATGTCCGATTGATAATTCTTCGGGCCGGAAAGCAGACATGCGTCAGACGACATTCAGCAAAACAGATAATTATTGGAGAGAGAAATGACTCATACGAGACGGGCGATATCTGCTGAGAGCGCGCCCGCGACGATGAGCAATCCGATACCGACGACTGCGGCCGCACGGAACAACGGAAGCGCGTCTCGAGCCGGTTCGCGGAGTTTCTTGCCGTTGAGCCCCGATTCGAACCGCTTGGCGGCGATCTCGACCAGCGCGGTCAACACGAGCCAGAGCCCGACCATCAGGAGGACGAGTTGCCCCTCGAGCATCGAGAAGAGGGAGTTGGAGGTGTAGGTGGTCCCCGCGAGGTGACTGCCCGTCAGAAAGAGTACGACAGAACTGGTTCGCGAAATCGTCGTGAGTTTTCCCGAGATGGTCTCGAGCGGTGCCGTGGAGTTGAACGCGCCGTCTCGAGCCAGCGGAAGGACGACGAACGCGACGAAAAAGACGCTGCCGGTCCACAGTGCGGCGAAGACCAGATGCGCCGTTCGCCCGATGAGTTGGTCGACCATACGCAACTGGTTAGACAGCGAGCGTATCAGCGTTCCGACTCGCGCTCGCCCGTCGTCGAACGCTCGGAGAGCGAGGATCGATCAGCATACTCCCGTAACCGAGACTGTCTCGTGACGAGGTCGTCGCCCGAAAGCACGTACGGGACGAGGACGTGCGTTGCATTGATAACGAGGATGAGAACGATCGGGAGCAAGAACAGCCCGTAAAATCCGAAGACGACCGGACCGACGACGTACGACACCAGCAACATCCCGGTGTGGGTCTGGTCACCGCTGATGTGGGCTCTGATGAAGAAGTCGGGGATGAAATCGACGATGACGGCGCTGACGACGAGCAACACGCCGACCGGAACGAACAGCGAAAAATCTCCGGAAACCCACGCGTTCATCGCCAGTAAGGCGGTAATCGGAACGTAGACGAGCTTAATGCCGACGACCGGAATGAGACTGCCGACGCCGGCCAGCGCCCCCATCAGTTCCGGAAACGGCACCGCAACGGCTGCCGGCGCGAAGAAGTTGTACACGTAAAACGTCGCGATGCCGACGATAGCGGTGACGAACACGTTGACGATGTTGCCAAAGAGCGTCATCGAGAGCTCCGGATCGACCGCACGAACGTACTCGCCCATCACACCGGACTCGTCGAAGCGCTCGAGAAGCCACGAAACGAATTTGGGCCCGTCGACGAGCATGTAGTATGTGAGTACGACGAGGATTAGTAACTGGACGAAGGCGCTGCTCAGGACACTAATCGCGCCGAGGAAGCTCACTCCAACCACGCTGAGGGACGCCTGTGAGATTGCTCCGGAGAGAATCGCCTGTAGTTCCTCGACATCGCCGATACCGACCTGCTGGAGCGTCTGGGCGAACGCCTCCCCCTGCACGTCGTAGGTTTCGAGAATCGTCTGGGCTTCGAGGGCGATGATCGCAACCGTATACCCGACCAGAAGGACGAACGGCACGCCGAAGAGCACCAGCGCGAGCCCCGCTCTGGGACGACGCGGAAGGCCGAAGCGCTCGAGCGACCGGAAAATCGGGCGAACGGCGTAGTACAGAAAAATCGCGAAAACGATCACCGCGATGAATCGGACGGCGACGTAGGCCACAACCGCAAAGAGCGTGAGAACGAGCAATCCGACTGCGACCCGGCGGGCGAAGATTCGGTCGAACTCCATATACACACTGCTAGACAGGTGAAGTATTTCACTCCCCCGACTAGTCAGCGATCGCATCGAATTACGCTCCGAGGGGACTCAGTACTCGGCGCGAACCCGCTCGAGATCGAGGCGGCCGTAGTGCCAGAGCACACCCGTCAGACCCACGTCGGCGATTCGCCGTCCCGAACTCTCGACGAGCACTCGAGGGCAGTAGCCCGTATCGTACGAGCGGCCCAGTCGCCGACTGAACGCCGTATCCTCGTTGGGGACGTTCGGAAACCCGCCGACGTCGTCGTAGGCCGCTCGGTGAACGAAGCAGTTGAATCCGGGAAGGATCGGCAACTCGAGGCGCGGAAAGACGTGGTTGATCGTCGCTTCCATCAGCTTCGCCCGGTAGGGGCCCGTAATCCGACACGCGGAACTGGCCCCGACCACACCCTCGGCTTCGACGAACCCGAGCATTGCCGTCAGGTAGTTCGCGCGAACCTGCGTATCGGCGTCGACGAAGGCGAGCCACTCGCCAGCGGCGTGTTCCGCGCCGAGTGCCCGCGCAGGGCCGATTCCGGCCCCGTCGTCCGAGACGATACGCACGTCGTACTCGCGTGCGATGTCGATCGTTCCGTCGGTCGAGCCGCCGTCGACGACGATCACCTCGTACTCGTAGGCGGTATCTAGCCCCCCGATACTCGAGAGGGTGCCACGGATGTACTCGGCCTCGTTTCGCGCGGGGACGACGAAACTGGCGACCGGGTCGGCGGATTCGCCTCGTGAATCCCCCTCGACGGTCGTCTCGCTCGCACTCATCGTGGATACTCCCTTTGCAGGCGTTGTAATTGTGTCTATGCGATCGTTGGGTGACACCGAAACGCATCCACGAGCGAATTAACATCATGAACTTTTATAATTGTCGGGGCAAAAGGGAGGAGTACAGATGTCGGTCGTACACGTACCACGGTGACGAACTCCTCTTCGACGGTCCTCGACCAGTCCAGTACCACGATGGCTTCCCGATCCGACCGAAGCCGTCCGCACCGCCGAATCACACCTCACCACCCGACCGACATGAGCACACAAAACCTGCAGACACAGACGACCCGAATTCCGAATCGAACACCGACCGCACCCGGCCGCCGACCGCCTCGAGATCGAACCAACCCGACTGAACGCGTCCAACGGACGTTCTCCACGCGGAACACGAACCGTCTCGAGAACCTGATCGACGACTGTAACTCCGCGTTCGTCACGCCCTCGAGCGGGTCGTCCGACTGAGTCGCCGCTATCCGTTTCGCTGTGGATCCGAACTGATTTTTCGACGGACGCTGTAGACTCGAGCGGCCGATGACGATGGGTCCGCTCCGAACCGGTCTCGGCAACCGGTCGTGACGAGCCCTATGAGTGCCGAGGCCATCGATTTACGGATAATAGATAGACTCGAGTGGTAGTATACCGACCCACTGAACACACCACTCGAGCCATACCTGAGGAACATACGTTTTAGGTGTCACAGCAACCGAAAGACAGTATGGGGATCGATCGGTCGGAGTTACGGGCGGGACTGGCGAGGACGTGGCCATACCTGCTTTCTCATCACCTGCCGTCAGAGCGCCACCGGTGTTACGCCCCGGTGATCTTCGGGAGGCGGATTCACATTTGTGCGCGATGCCTGGGGATCTATCCGGGGATACTCGCGGCTCTAGTCGTCGCGCTGC contains the following coding sequences:
- the gnd gene encoding phosphogluconate dehydrogenase (NAD(+)-dependent, decarboxylating); translation: MATDRTHQRRGRITTTTSPARPATGMQLGVIGLGRMGQIVVDRVLAAGHDVVAFDLDEAAVAAAAEVGADPADSIADFLEQLEGAKRIWLMVPAGAAVDATLEELEPHLEDDDIVVDGGNSKFQDSVRRAESCPAAYLDCGTSGGPAGADLGFSLMVGGPEAAYAELEPIFDAVATGPDGHGHMGPAGSGHYVKMVHNGVEYALMQAYGEGFELLYEGRYDLDLEDVSRVWNNGAVIRSWLLELCEEAFREEGTDLVDVADRVEGGSTGTWTVQEGLEQEVPVPLIYTALSERFGSRADDGRFSRRLANRLRYGFGRHEVPRRE
- a CDS encoding glycosyltransferase, translated to MSASETTVEGDSRGESADPVASFVVPARNEAEYIRGTLSSIGGLDTAYEYEVIVVDGGSTDGTIDIAREYDVRIVSDDGAGIGPARALGAEHAAGEWLAFVDADTQVRANYLTAMLGFVEAEGVVGASSACRITGPYRAKLMEATINHVFPRLELPILPGFNCFVHRAAYDDVGGFPNVPNEDTAFSRRLGRSYDTGYCPRVLVESSGRRIADVGLTGVLWHYGRLDLERVRAEY
- a CDS encoding AI-2E family transporter, whose product is MEFDRIFARRVAVGLLVLTLFAVVAYVAVRFIAVIVFAIFLYYAVRPIFRSLERFGLPRRPRAGLALVLFGVPFVLLVGYTVAIIALEAQTILETYDVQGEAFAQTLQQVGIGDVEELQAILSGAISQASLSVVGVSFLGAISVLSSAFVQLLILVVLTYYMLVDGPKFVSWLLERFDESGVMGEYVRAVDPELSMTLFGNIVNVFVTAIVGIATFYVYNFFAPAAVAVPFPELMGALAGVGSLIPVVGIKLVYVPITALLAMNAWVSGDFSLFVPVGVLLVVSAVIVDFIPDFFIRAHISGDQTHTGMLLVSYVVGPVVFGFYGLFLLPIVLILVINATHVLVPYVLSGDDLVTRQSRLREYADRSSLSERSTTGERESER